A genomic region of Arachis stenosperma cultivar V10309 chromosome 9, arast.V10309.gnm1.PFL2, whole genome shotgun sequence contains the following coding sequences:
- the LOC130951200 gene encoding putative disease resistance protein RGA1 produces MAETLLEIVLKNLATLVQGEFAAFFGIREKAEELTLTLELIKAVLDDAEEKQWSNRPLKVWLQQLKHAMYVMDDILDQLSTQSSQPGCFSSLNPKNMIHRRELGKKLNKMIGRLDRIAQRRSNFDLRPVVRKRSSELQTSSTIAVPQVYGRDEDKKRVVDFLLSSSQSSESLSVYAIVGLGGLGKTTLVQMVYNDQQVGNNFDLKIWVCVSEDFTRETILRSILKAMEVDKSDFMNLEEMEKKVKVLLQSKRYLLVLDDVWKRSQEMELGLTQDKWDKLRSVLSCGSKGSSILVSTRDEDVATIMGACQAHHLDRLSDDACWSLFKLRAFGADKEERAELVAIGKKIVKKCGGSPLAALALGAVMHSRSTKKEWLEVQKSELWSLPDENDIMPVLRLSYSCLTPTLKQCFAFCAVFPKDTEIDKQELIYLWMANGFISSRPNLEVEEVGNMVWKELYQKSLFQDVKSDDFSGKIYFKMHDLVHDLAQSISEHEYICLEEQNLNDSSRNPHHIVFHGIDKEQFKKRAFEKAESLRTLYQLDSDPFPFNSRLVPTNHSLRVLCIYPTKIPSFGSLSCLRYLELRDLDIKSLPASICNLHRLEILKLIQLPYLSRLPKHLTRMQNLRHLVIDPCYSLSEMCPDIKKLCELRTLSKYIVKCKKGHSLKELRHLNLGGKLIIEGLGNIGSISEDEHANLKGKQDLRELTLSWSKSGDKTKLRVGAEEVLEALQPHSTLELLTIEYYEGLDWPTWMGNNNLVSLRLVYCGKCKRLPPVGKLPNLKKLVVQSGMKDVQYIQKDESYDGGEAMPFPALEELYLSYLPNVERLMERETKHMLSKIALNCNCHAFQVLSTLLFGIVAMSK; encoded by the coding sequence ATGGCTGAGACCTTGCTTGAAATTGTGCTGAAGAACTTGGCCACTTTGGTCCAGGGTGAATTTGCAGCCTTTTTTGGAATCAGGGAAAAGGCTGAAGAGCTAACACTCACTTTAGAATTGATCAAAGCTGTTCTTGATGATGCTGAGGAGAAACAATGGTCAAATCGTCCTCTCAAGGTGTGGCTGCAGCAGCTTAAGCATGCAATGTACGTGATGGATGATATCCTTGATCAGTTGTCTACTCAATCCTCTCAACCTGGGTGCTTCTCATCTTTGAATCCAAAGAACATGATTCATCGGCGTGAGCTTGGGAAGAAGTTAAATAAGATGATAGGGAGGTTGGATCGAATTGCTCAACGTAGGAGCAACTTTGATCTTAGACCAGTTGTGAGGAAAAGGTCAAGTGAACTCCAAACTAGCTCAACTATCGCCGTTCCTCAAGTGTACGGACGAGATGAAGATAAAAAGAGAGTTGTGGACTTTCTTCTTAGCTCATCACAAAGCTCTGAGTCTCTTTCCGTCTATGCCATTGTTGGATTAGGTGGTCTTGGGAAAACAACACTTGTTCAGATGGTCTACAACGATCAGCAAGTAGGTAACAATTTTGATTTGAAGATTTGGGTGTGTGTTTCTGAGGATTTTACTAGGGAGACTATTTTGCGTTCCATTCTAAAAGCTATGGAAGTGGACAAGTCTGACTTCATGAATTTAGAAGAAATGGAGAAAAAAGTGAAAGTGTTGCTACAAAGTAAAAGGTATTTGTTGGTTTTAGATGATGTCTGGAAAAGAAGCCAAGAAATGGAATTGGGATTAACCCAAGACAAATGGGATAAGTTAAGATCTGTATTGTCTTGTGGATCTAAAGGGTCCTCCATTTTAGTATCCACTCGCGATGAGGATGTTGCAACAATTATGGGAGCATGCCAAGCTCATCATTTGGACCGTCTATCCGATGATGCTTGTTGGTCGTTGTTTAAACTGCGCGCATTTGGAGCTGACAAAGAAGAGCGTGCAGAGCTTGTTGCAATAGGCAAGAAGATCGTCAAGAAATGCGGAGGATCACCTCTTGCAGCACTGGCTTTAGGAGCTGTAATGCACTCAAGAAGTACAAAAAAAGAATGGCTTGAAGTTCAGAAAAGTGAGCTTTGGAGTTTACCagatgagaatgatattatgcctGTCTTGAGATTAAGCTACTCTTGTTTAACACCAACTCTAAAGCAGTGTTTTGCTTTCTGTGCCGTATTTCCCAAAGATACAGAAATCGACAAGCAAGAATTGATTTATCTTTGGATGGCTAATGGATTTATTTCATCAAGGCCAAACTTGGAGGTAGAGGAGGTTGGCAACATGGTTTGGAAAGAATTATACCAAAAATCATTGTTCCAAGATGTGAAGAGTGATGATTTTTCTGGCAAGATTTATTTCAAGATGCATGATTTAGTCCATGATCTTGCTCAATCAATTTCAGAGCATGAGTATATATGCTTGGAAGAACAAAACCTTAATGATTCTTCAAGAAACCCCCATCATATTGTTTTTCACGGCATTGATAAAGAACAATTCAAGAAGAGAGCCTTTGAAAAAGCTGAATCCTTGCGGACATTGTATCAACTGGATTCAGATCCATTTCCCTTCAATTCTAGATTGGTTCCAACAAATCATTCTCTTCGGGTTTTGTGCATATATCCTACAAAGATACCATCATTTGGGAGTTTAAGTTGCTTGAGGTATTTGGAACTTCGTGATTTGGATATAAAGAGCTTGCCTGCTAGTATTTGCAATTTGCATAGATTGGAAATCTTGAAACTAATACAGTTGCCTTATCTTAGCCGTCTACCGAAACACTTGACGAGGATGCAAAATCTCCGACATCTTGTCATTGATCCTTGTTATTCACTATCTGAAATGTGTCCAGACATTAAAAAACTGTGTGAATTGAGAACGCTAAGTAAATACATTGTGAAATGCAAGAAAGGGCATAGTTTGAAAGAGTTACGTCATTTGAATCTGGGAGGAAAGCTAATCATCGAAGGCCTAGGAAACATTGGGAGTATATCTGAAGATGAACATGCCAACTTGAAGGGTAAACAAGATCTTCGAGAACTAACCTTGTCATGGTCCAAAAGTGGTGATAAGACGAAGTTGAGAGTGGGAGCAGAAGAAGTACTTGAAGCGCTTCAACCTCACTCCACACTCGAACTGTTGACGATAGAATACTATGAGGGATTAGATTGGCCAACTTGGATGGGAAACAacaatttagtttctcttcgaCTTGTGTATTGTGGAAAGTGCAAGCGTCTTCCTCCAGTGGGAAAACTTCCAAATCTGAAGAAGCTTGTTGTGCAAAGTGGCATGAAGGATGTGCAGTACATTCAGAAAGATGAAAGTTATGATGGTGGTGAAGCAATGCCATTCCCAGCTTTGGAGGAATTGTATTTGTCCTACTTGCCAAACGTGGAGAGGTTGATGGAACGGGAAACAAAACACATGTTGTCGAAGATTGCCCTAAACTGCAATTGccatgccttccaagtgttaaGCACCTTACTATTTGGAATTGTAGCAATGAGCAAGTGA
- the LOC130951123 gene encoding putative disease resistance protein RGA1 — MAEALLGIVLDNLIPFVQTEFAAFFGIKEKAEEMSRTLELIKAVLDDAEQKQWSNRPLKVWLQHLKDAMYVLDDILDQLPTESSQLGCLSSLNPKNVMHRRELGQKLNEIIGRLDRIAQARTNFDLKQGVRERPSEVVEWRQTSSTITVPQVYGRDEDKGRVVEFLLSPSPSSEFLSVYPVVGLGGLGKTTLVQLVYNDPEVGTNFDLKIWVCVSEDFTIKSILRSILEAVKKDKSEVMDLQVMEEKVKELLQSKKYLLVLDDVWKRSQEMELGLTQDKWDKLRSVLSCGSKGSSILVSTRDKHVATIMETCQAHHLDRLSDDDCWSLFKLRAFGADKEERAELVAIGKEIVKKCRGSPLAALALGGVMQSRSTEKEWLEVQKSEVWSLPDENDIMRVLRLSYSCLSPTLKQCFAFCAIFPKDTEIVKQELIYLWMGNGFISSRPNLEVEEVGHMVWNELYQKSLFQDVRSDDFSGKIYFKMHDLVHDLAQSISGQECICLEEQNLNDSLRNFHHILFHRIGYKQFKERAFEKAESLRTLYPLNSYPFPFSSRLIPTNHSLRVLCISRKIPSFGTLTCLRYLKLYRLDIKSLPASICNLRRLEILKLELLLRLRRLPKHLTRMQNLLHLIIDRCESLCEMCPDIHKLCELRMLSAYIVNSEKGHSLAELRDLNLGGELNIKGLEKVQSISEAEDANLKDKQDLQNLSLSWSRSNGKSKSVVGAEEVLEALQPHSTLKLLTIQDYEGLQWPTWMQNNSATYNLVFLRLVSRGKCGHLPPVGKLPFLKKLFVSGMDDVQYIEEDESYDGVEAMPFPSLEELNVSNLPNMERLMKRETTHMFPSLSKLYIYKCRKLQLPCLPHVKHLTVWGCSNEQLKSISNLNALNQLHLWDSDQVSCFPEGMMSNMTSLATLEINSFRELKELPSDITKLTALSDLTISDCGKLECLPEQGWEGLSSLRKLSIYYCKSLGSLPDGVRHLTSLQSLTIGGCPMLKERCKQGTGEDWHNIAHVLHVILW, encoded by the coding sequence ATGGCGGAGGCCTTGCTTGGAATTGTGCTAGATAACTTGATCCCTTTTGTCCAGACTGAATTTGCAGCCttctttggaatcaaggaaaAGGCTGAAGAGATGTCACGCACTTTAGAACTAATCAAAGCTGTTCTTGATGATGCCGAGCAGAAACAATGGTCAAATCGTCCTCTCAAGGTGTGGCTGCAGCATCTTAAAGATGCAATGTATGTGCTGGATGATATCCTTGATCAGTTACCTACTGAATCCTCTCAACTTGGGTGCTTATCTTCCTTGAACCCAAAGAACGTGATGCATCGTCGTGAGCTTGGACAGAAGTTGAATGAGATAATAGGGAGGTTGGATCGAATTGCTCAAGCTAGGACCAACTTTGATCTTAAACAAGGTGTGAGGGAGAGGCCAAGTGAAGTAGTTGAATGGCGCCAAACTAGCTCAACTATCACCGTCCCTCAAGTGTACGGACGAGATGAAGACAAAGGGAGAGTTGTGGAGTTTCTTCTCAGCCCATCACCAAGCTCCGAGTTCCTTTCTGTCTATCCCGTTGTTGGCTTAGGTGGTCTTGGAAAAACAACGCTTGTCCAGCTGGTTTACAACGATCCAGAAGTAGGTACCAATTTTGATTTGAAGATTTGGGTGTGTGTTTCTGAGGATTTCACTATCAAGAGTATTTTGCGTTCCATTTTAGAAGCTGTCAAAAAGGATAAGTCTGAGGTCATGGATTTACAAGTAATGGAGGAAAAAGTGAAAGAATTGCTACAAAGTAAAAAGTATTTGTTGGTTTTAGATGATGTATGGAAAAGAAGCCAAGAAATGGAATTGGGATTAACCCAAGACAAATGGGATAAGTTAAGATCGGTATTGTCTTGTGGATCTAAAGGCTCATCCATTTTAGTATCCACTCGTGATAAGCATGTTGCAACAATTATGGAAACATGTCAAGCTCATCATTTGGACCGTCTATCCGATGATGATTGTTGGTCGTTGTTTAAACTCCGCGCATTTGGAGCTGACAAAGAAGAGCGGGCAGAGCTTGTTGCAATAGGGAAGGAGATCGTCAAGAAATGTCGAGGATCACCTCTTGCAGCACTGGCATTAGGAGGTGTGATGCAGTCAAGAAGCACGGAAAAAGAATGGCTTGAAGTTCAGAAAAGTGAGGTTTGGAGTTTACCagatgagaatgatattatgcgtGTCTTGAGATTAAGCTACTCTTGTTTATCGCCAACTCTAAAGCAGTGTTTTGCTTTCTGTGCCATATTTCCCAAAGATACAGAAATCGTGAAGCAGGAATTGATATATCTTTGGATGGGTAATGGATTTATTTCATCCCGGCCAAACTTGGAGGTGGAGGAGGTTGGCCACATGGTTTGGAATGAATTATACCAAAAATCATTGTTTCAAGATGTTAGGAGTGATGATTTTTCTGGCAAGATTTATTTCAAGATGCATGATTTAGTCCACGATCTTGCACAATCAATTTCAGGGCAAGAGTGTATATGCTTGGAGGAACAAAACCTTAATGATTCTTTAAGAAATTTCCATCATATTCTTTTTCACCGCATTGGTTACAAACAATTCAAGGAGAGAGCCTTTGAGAAAGCTGAATCCTTGCGGACATTGTATCCACTGAATTCATATCCATTTCCCTTCAGCTCTAGATTGATTCCAACAAATCATTCTCTTCGGGTTTTGTGCATATCTAGAAAGATACCATCATTTGGGACTTTAACTTGCTTGAGGTATTTGAAACTTTATAGGTTGGATATAAAGAGCTTGCCTGCTAGTATTTGCAATTTGCGTAGATTGGAAATCTTGAAACTAGAATTATTATTGAGGCTTCGCCGTCTACCGAAACACTTGACGAGGATGCAAAATCTCCTACATCTTATCATTGATCGATGTGAGTCACTATGTGAAATGTGTCCAGACATTCACAAACTGTGTGAATTGAGAATGCTAAGTGCATACATTGTGAATTCAGAGAAAGGGCATAGTTTGGCAGAGTTACGTGATTTGAATCTGGGAGGAGAGCTTAATATCAAAGGCCTAGAAAAAGTTCAGAGTATATCTGAAGCTGAAGATGCCAATCTGAAGGATAAACAAGACCTTCAAAATTTAAGCTTGTCATGGTCCAGAAGTAATGGTAAGAGCAAGTCGGTTGTTGGAGCAGAAGAAGTACTTGAAGCGCTTCAACCTCACTCCACACTCAAGCTGTTGACAATACAAGACTATGAGGGATTACAATGGCCAACTTGGATGCAAAACAATTCTGCTACCTACAATTTAGTTTTTCTTCGACTTGTGAGTCGTGGAAAGTGCGGGCATCTTCCTCCAGTGGGAAAACTTCCATTTCTGAAGAAGCTTTTTGTAAGTGGCATGGATGATGTGCAGTACATTGAGGAAGATGAAAGTTATGATGGTGTTGAAGCAATGCCATTCCCATCTTTGGAGGAATTGAACGTGTCCAACTTGCCAAACATGGAGCGGTTGATGAAACGTGAAACAACACACATGTTCCCCTCTCTTTCTAAACTCTATATCTATAAATGCCGTAAACTGCAATTGCCGTGCCTTCCACATGTTAAGCACCTCACTGTTTGGGGATGTAGCAATGAGCAACTGAAGTCAATCTCTAATCTCAACGCTCTTAACCAACTTCATCTTTGGGATAGTGATCAAGTGTCGTGCTTCCCAGAAGGGATGATGAGCAACATGACCTCTCTTGCAACTCTGGAGATAAATTCTTTCAGAGAATTGAAGGAACTGCCATCTGACATCACAAAACTCACTGCTTTGTCTGATCTAACCATAAGTGACTGTGGAAAGCTGGAGTGTTTACCAGAACAGGGTTGGGAAGGCTTATCTTCACTTCGAAAACTGTCAATTTATTACTGTAAGAGTTTGGGATCCTTGCCTGATGGTGTCCGGCACTTAACTTCACTTCAATCTTTGACTATTGGTGGCTGCCCAATGTTGAAAGAGCGGTGTAAGCAAGGAACAGGGGAGGATTGGCACAACATAGCACATGTTCTCCATGTTATTTTGTGGTAA